In Geminocystis sp. NIES-3708, a single window of DNA contains:
- the cysE gene encoding serine O-acetyltransferase gives MLSSLIADFKIIFERDPAARNWLEVILCYPGLQALVLHRFSHKLYNLGLPLIPRLMSHIGRFFTGIEIHPGATIGKGVFIDHGMGVVIGETAIIGDYCLIYQGVTLGGTGKQSGKRHPSLGENVVVGAGAKVLGNIFIGHDVRIGAGSVVLKDVPADCTVVGIPGRVVYRSGEKVDPLDHSNLPDSEATVIRTLLDRIEQLEKQVVELQQQSLEKQYYKF, from the coding sequence GTGCTATCATCACTCATCGCAGATTTTAAAATCATATTTGAACGAGATCCTGCTGCCCGTAATTGGTTGGAGGTTATACTCTGCTACCCCGGTTTACAAGCATTAGTTCTTCATCGTTTTTCCCATAAATTATATAATTTAGGTTTACCTTTGATACCCCGTTTAATGTCCCATATCGGCAGATTTTTTACAGGTATTGAAATCCATCCCGGTGCAACTATTGGCAAAGGAGTTTTTATTGATCACGGTATGGGTGTAGTAATCGGAGAAACAGCCATTATCGGTGATTATTGTTTAATTTATCAAGGTGTTACTCTTGGTGGCACGGGAAAACAAAGTGGGAAACGTCATCCTAGCCTCGGCGAAAATGTAGTGGTTGGTGCTGGTGCTAAAGTTTTAGGTAACATATTTATCGGTCATGATGTACGCATTGGTGCAGGATCTGTGGTTTTAAAAGATGTTCCTGCTGATTGTACTGTTGTAGGCATTCCTGGTAGAGTAGTTTATCGTTCTGGGGAAAAAGTTGATCCTCTTGACCATAGTAATTTACCAGACTCTGAAGCTACCGTCATTAGAACTTTATTAGATCGTATTGAGCAATTAGAAAAACAAGTTGTCGAGTTACAACAACAATCTTTAGAAAAACAATATTATAAGTTCTAA
- the ntrB gene encoding nitrate ABC transporter permease translates to MKAKKNKFLNFFTNSNFLLPIIGFVGVIALWWIIALFRGEMMPTPPEALAKNLDFILNPFYRRGPGDLGLGWLLLASLRRVLIGFLLGAIVAIPVGFLIGMNHTAWQIINPIIQVFKPVSPLVWLPIALAIFNSAEPSAIFVIFITSLWSTIMNTAEGVMNIPKEYLEVADVLEMPRWKQLFKVVLPASLPYIFTGLRISLGIAWLVIVAVEMLTGGVGIGFFVWDEWNRLNVSSVFLAVFVIGLTGLILDYALAQLQVMITHRPARG, encoded by the coding sequence ATGAAAGCAAAGAAAAATAAGTTTCTCAATTTTTTCACAAATTCTAACTTCTTATTACCAATTATCGGTTTTGTTGGTGTTATTGCTCTTTGGTGGATTATCGCCTTATTTCGTGGGGAAATGATGCCAACTCCTCCAGAAGCATTAGCAAAAAATCTCGATTTTATTTTAAATCCTTTTTACCGTCGAGGGCCTGGTGATTTGGGTTTAGGATGGTTATTATTAGCTAGCTTGCGCCGTGTTTTGATCGGTTTTTTATTAGGTGCGATCGTAGCTATTCCTGTGGGATTTTTAATTGGAATGAATCACACTGCATGGCAAATTATCAATCCGATTATTCAAGTATTTAAACCAGTTTCCCCTCTTGTCTGGCTACCCATTGCCCTAGCTATTTTCAATTCTGCCGAACCTTCAGCTATTTTTGTAATTTTTATAACTTCTTTGTGGTCAACTATTATGAATACTGCCGAAGGAGTGATGAATATTCCTAAAGAATACTTAGAAGTTGCAGATGTTTTAGAGATGCCCCGTTGGAAGCAATTATTTAAAGTGGTACTTCCTGCCAGTTTGCCTTATATTTTCACTGGTTTAAGGATTAGTTTAGGTATTGCTTGGTTAGTAATTGTAGCGGTAGAAATGCTCACAGGGGGTGTTGGTATTGGCTTTTTCGTTTGGGATGAGTGGAATCGCCTCAATGTTAGTTCCGTATTTTTGGCGGTATTTGTCATTGGATTGACAGGGTTAATTCTTGATTATGCCCTAGCTCAACTACAAGTTATGATCACCCATCGCCCGGCAAGAGGTTAA
- a CDS encoding SH3 domain-containing protein: MSPSSLFQFIIGFFLGVILFGAGIAGGAYFFLTNVSVTPSKHTFAEEKPSSNQSKKEVSTPENSPSKTEVEKPKPETEDLPTGAYKARVTWSTGLSLRSEANTDAERIGGVDYNAELIILSTSNDNQWQKVRIPSSGQEGWVKSGNVEKIN, from the coding sequence ATGAGTCCATCAAGCCTGTTTCAATTTATTATTGGTTTCTTTTTAGGTGTAATCTTATTTGGTGCGGGTATTGCAGGAGGTGCATATTTTTTCCTTACAAATGTTTCCGTAACTCCTTCTAAACATACTTTTGCGGAAGAAAAACCATCTTCTAATCAATCTAAAAAAGAAGTTTCTACCCCTGAAAATTCCCCTTCAAAAACCGAAGTAGAAAAACCTAAACCAGAAACGGAAGATTTACCGACAGGTGCTTATAAAGCCAGAGTGACATGGTCAACAGGCTTAAGCTTACGTTCTGAAGCCAATACAGATGCTGAAAGAATAGGAGGAGTTGACTACAACGCAGAATTAATTATTTTAAGTACCAGTAATGATAATCAATGGCAAAAAGTTCGTATTCCTAGTAGTGGACAAGAAGGATGGGTTAAGTCAGGAAATGTAGAAAAAATCAATTAA
- a CDS encoding histidine kinase, whose amino-acid sequence MTEKRGRHKIFIGMAAGVGKTYRMLQEAKNLKKEGIDVVIGLLETHNRQETLLQADGLEIIPRQSINQGNLTLTEMDTQAIIERFPQLVLIDELAHTNIPNSLHPKRYQDVEEILSVGINVYSTVNIQHLESLNDLVARITGVIVRERIPDRLLEEADEVVVIDVTAETLEQRLLDGKIYAPDKIQQSLANFFQRKNLIALRELALREVANTVEEEAQESLSSSIFYPIQERVLVCISTYPNSVRLLRRGARLANYMNVSLFVLFVAHPDRFLSKIETLHIETCQQLCHDFGGHFLRVQSYDVPNAIAEVAERENITQIVIGESQQSFWKQFFKGSFTQKLMKLIGKKQIDLHIIATEK is encoded by the coding sequence ATGACTGAAAAACGTGGACGACATAAAATCTTTATAGGTATGGCTGCGGGTGTGGGCAAAACCTATAGAATGTTACAAGAAGCCAAAAACTTAAAAAAAGAAGGTATTGATGTTGTTATTGGCTTACTAGAAACCCATAATCGTCAAGAAACTTTATTACAAGCTGATGGTTTAGAAATTATCCCTCGTCAATCCATTAATCAAGGAAATTTAACGTTGACAGAAATGGACACACAGGCTATTATCGAGCGTTTTCCTCAATTAGTTTTGATTGATGAATTAGCTCATACTAATATACCAAATTCCCTACATCCAAAACGTTATCAAGATGTTGAAGAAATTTTGAGTGTGGGGATTAATGTTTATTCCACCGTCAATATCCAACATTTAGAAAGTTTAAATGATTTAGTTGCTAGAATTACTGGTGTAATTGTTAGAGAACGTATTCCTGATCGTCTTTTAGAAGAGGCTGATGAGGTTGTGGTGATTGATGTAACGGCGGAAACCCTTGAACAAAGATTATTAGATGGCAAAATTTATGCCCCAGACAAAATTCAGCAATCTTTGGCAAACTTTTTCCAACGTAAAAATTTAATCGCTTTAAGAGAATTAGCTTTAAGAGAAGTTGCGAATACTGTGGAAGAAGAAGCACAAGAATCTTTATCTTCAAGTATTTTTTATCCTATTCAAGAACGAGTTTTAGTGTGTATCTCTACTTATCCCAATTCTGTACGTCTATTGCGCAGAGGTGCAAGATTAGCTAACTATATGAATGTTTCTTTATTTGTTCTTTTTGTCGCTCATCCAGATCGTTTTCTCTCTAAAATCGAAACTCTACATATTGAAACTTGTCAGCAACTTTGTCACGATTTTGGTGGACATTTTTTACGGGTTCAAAGTTATGATGTTCCTAATGCGATCGCCGAAGTTGCTGAAAGGGAAAACATTACTCAAATTGTTATTGGTGAGAGTCAACAATCTTTTTGGAAACAGTTTTTTAAAGGTTCTTTTACTCAAAAGTTGATGAAATTGATTGGCAAAAAACAAATTGATTTACATATTATTGCTACTGAAAAATAG
- a CDS encoding S8 family serine peptidase, translating into MKQKILCLTAINLISFTFPVNALNESLSETGIDVLRLQQAPYNLQGRKISIGQVEIGRPKKFALDKLNPLHKKLPIARLFYRNEPAQPNTNIDNHAMMVASIMISNHKGLRGIAPSAKLYSGAVGSLKSAGQPEECLTTQNIALQNSGNVRAINLSFGESLARDDRETPQLDGNALLTQCLDWSARVHNVVYVVAGNQGRGGIPIPTDNYNGITTAYSMRKDGFFSKVDFANLSLSPMGIGKALIRQEINVGARRSVTLLAPGNKINVYNVDGIVEQVTGSSFAAPHITGSIALLLEAGNNFLQQNPTSWTKDYQNHEVIKAILLNSADKLKDNGDGNLLGMTRNVFTQNNKTWLESDAYLNPEIPLDMQMGTGHLNTMRAYKQLKSGQYNYKEKVSNIGWNYSKIEIKDSHDYMIQKPLKANSYISITLTWDRLVELNDQNNNQEYDIGENFINKGLNNLDLELISNNNGEKIICSSVSKVDSVEHIFCPISETGEYKIRVKFTNQVHQGIQSYGLAWQSQVGL; encoded by the coding sequence ATGAAACAGAAAATACTGTGCTTAACTGCTATTAATTTAATAAGTTTTACCTTTCCTGTTAATGCTTTAAATGAATCTTTATCAGAAACAGGAATAGATGTTCTGAGACTACAACAAGCACCTTATAATCTACAAGGACGTAAGATTAGTATAGGTCAAGTAGAAATTGGGAGACCGAAAAAATTTGCCCTAGATAAACTTAACCCTTTACACAAAAAATTACCTATAGCTCGTTTATTTTACCGTAACGAACCAGCACAACCAAATACGAATATTGATAATCATGCTATGATGGTTGCATCTATTATGATAAGTAACCACAAAGGCTTAAGGGGAATTGCCCCAAGCGCGAAGTTATACTCAGGTGCTGTGGGATCACTTAAAAGTGCAGGACAACCAGAAGAATGTCTTACTACTCAAAATATTGCCTTGCAAAATAGCGGTAATGTAAGGGCAATTAATTTAAGTTTCGGAGAATCTTTAGCTAGAGATGATAGAGAAACACCACAATTGGACGGTAATGCTTTATTAACTCAGTGTTTAGATTGGTCTGCAAGAGTTCATAATGTTGTTTATGTGGTGGCAGGAAATCAAGGTAGAGGTGGAATTCCCATTCCCACGGATAACTATAATGGCATCACCACCGCTTATAGTATGCGAAAAGATGGTTTTTTTAGTAAAGTTGATTTTGCTAATTTAAGCCTGTCTCCCATGGGTATTGGTAAGGCTCTAATTCGACAAGAAATAAATGTCGGAGCTAGACGTAGTGTTACTTTACTTGCTCCCGGAAATAAAATTAATGTTTATAATGTCGATGGCATAGTTGAACAAGTTACAGGAAGTAGCTTTGCTGCACCTCACATAACTGGTTCTATAGCTCTATTATTAGAGGCAGGAAATAATTTTTTACAACAAAATCCGACAAGTTGGACAAAAGATTATCAAAATCATGAAGTTATCAAGGCTATTTTACTTAATTCTGCGGATAAACTTAAAGATAATGGTGATGGAAATTTACTAGGAATGACTCGTAATGTTTTCACTCAAAATAATAAAACATGGTTAGAAAGTGATGCTTATTTAAACCCTGAAATTCCTTTAGATATGCAAATGGGAACAGGACATTTGAATACGATGAGAGCTTATAAACAATTAAAATCTGGACAATATAATTATAAAGAAAAAGTATCTAATATAGGCTGGAACTATAGCAAAATTGAGATAAAAGATAGTCACGATTATATGATTCAAAAACCATTAAAAGCCAATAGTTATATTTCTATTACTTTAACATGGGATCGCCTTGTGGAATTAAATGATCAAAATAATAACCAAGAATATGATATAGGTGAAAATTTTATTAATAAAGGTTTAAATAATTTAGATTTAGAGTTAATTTCTAATAATAATGGGGAAAAAATAATTTGTTCATCGGTGAGTAAAGTTGATAGTGTGGAACATATTTTCTGCCCTATTTCTGAAACGGGAGAATATAAAATTAGGGTAAAATTTACCAATCAAGTTCATCAAGGAATTCAATCCTATGGTTTAGCTTGGCAAAGTCAAGTCGGACTTTAA
- a CDS encoding CmpA/NrtA family ABC transporter substrate-binding protein, translating into MSKYQNRRFFLQGIGATAGAIAFYGCTHQQGKQPRNIPDSALAVEPIIKPETLEKPNLTVGFVPVNDCAPFAIAWEKGFFRKYGLNVTLSREASWANSRDGIIFGRLDASPVVSGAVMNARLGAEGARKFPLCAAMTIHRHGNALTMNRKLWEGEIRPWNTYNGNLDAFGQDLRNFWQKSPQNERVWAVVLSSAIYDYFVRYLVASVGLNPIDELRIIITPPPQMVSNMRIGAMQAYMVAEPWNTRAISGNEGIGFTFAQGREIWRGHPDRLLAVQESFIKENPKTYRSLVKAMIEACQYCSKQENREEVAKIISQRSFTGAKTKYTEPGIVGNFNYGGFDDQPRIKKSLETTLFFDIPPEVSTVENDHSTFLWQSDSFWLMTQATRWGQIPEFPKNAEEIVSQGWQTKLYRDIAEEMGIKCPKEDHKVVSGEAFIDGKSFDSSDPIGYINSFDIRANSPQIFG; encoded by the coding sequence ATGAGTAAATATCAAAATCGAAGATTCTTTTTACAAGGAATAGGCGCAACAGCAGGAGCAATCGCATTTTACGGTTGTACTCATCAACAGGGCAAACAACCTAGAAATATCCCTGACAGTGCTTTAGCGGTAGAGCCAATTATCAAACCTGAAACCTTGGAAAAACCGAATTTAACCGTTGGTTTTGTACCCGTTAACGACTGCGCACCCTTTGCGATCGCCTGGGAAAAAGGATTTTTTCGCAAATATGGCTTAAACGTCACTTTGAGCAGAGAAGCAAGTTGGGCAAATTCCAGAGATGGGATTATTTTCGGCAGATTAGACGCTTCCCCTGTGGTTTCAGGGGCAGTTATGAATGCCAGATTAGGGGCAGAAGGGGCAAGAAAATTTCCTCTTTGTGCGGCGATGACAATACACCGTCATGGTAACGCTCTGACGATGAATCGTAAACTATGGGAAGGGGAAATAAGACCTTGGAATACTTATAATGGGAATTTAGATGCTTTTGGTCAAGATTTACGGAATTTTTGGCAAAAATCACCCCAAAATGAGAGAGTTTGGGCGGTGGTGCTAAGTTCTGCTATTTATGACTATTTTGTCCGTTATCTGGTGGCTTCCGTTGGTTTAAATCCCATTGACGAATTACGAATAATTATTACTCCTCCTCCTCAAATGGTAAGTAACATGAGAATAGGTGCAATGCAAGCCTACATGGTAGCCGAACCTTGGAATACCAGAGCAATTAGTGGTAACGAGGGTATTGGTTTTACCTTTGCCCAAGGGCGGGAAATATGGCGAGGACATCCCGATCGACTCTTAGCAGTACAAGAATCCTTCATTAAGGAAAACCCCAAAACGTATCGCTCATTAGTTAAAGCCATGATTGAAGCCTGTCAATATTGTAGTAAACAAGAAAATCGAGAAGAAGTTGCTAAAATTATCTCACAACGATCGTTTACAGGTGCGAAGACTAAATATACTGAACCCGGTATTGTGGGTAACTTCAACTATGGGGGATTCGATGATCAACCTCGCATCAAAAAAAGTTTAGAAACAACTCTATTTTTTGATATACCTCCAGAAGTTTCTACCGTTGAAAATGATCATTCAACTTTCCTTTGGCAATCAGATAGTTTTTGGTTAATGACTCAAGCCACACGATGGGGACAAATTCCCGAATTTCCGAAAAATGCGGAGGAAATCGTTAGTCAGGGATGGCAAACTAAATTATATCGAGACATAGCAGAAGAAATGGGGATTAAATGTCCCAAGGAAGATCATAAAGTAGTTTCAGGAGAGGCTTTTATTGACGGTAAATCCTTTGATTCTAGTGATCCCATCGGCTATATTAACAGTTTTGACATTCGTGCCAATAGTCCTCAAATTTTTGGTTAG
- a CDS encoding ABC transporter ATP-binding protein: MVFPTENQVKSPKTNSEDFLVVEKVVKAFKKPDGSDFVVLNGIDMTVGRQEYVSVIGHSGCGKSTLVRIVAGLEKPTSGIVTLEGKKIRKPGADRMMVFQGYALLPWLTVRENIRLAVDEVFKTANKAEKMAIVDEHIQMVNLMTAADKYPHELSGGMKQRVGVARALATRPKLLLLDEPFGALDALTRPKLQQQVIDIWENHRQAVMMITHDVDEAIFMSDKVVMMSNGPNATIGKILDISLPRPRNAHELRETSEYYELRNQALDFLEKYQ, translated from the coding sequence ATGGTATTCCCAACAGAAAATCAAGTTAAATCCCCCAAAACCAACTCAGAAGATTTTTTAGTAGTTGAAAAAGTCGTTAAAGCCTTCAAAAAACCTGACGGCAGTGATTTTGTTGTTTTAAACGGAATTGATATGACAGTAGGACGACAAGAATATGTATCTGTCATCGGTCATTCAGGTTGCGGTAAATCCACTTTAGTGCGGATTGTCGCTGGTTTAGAAAAGCCAACCTCTGGAATTGTAACCTTAGAAGGTAAAAAGATTCGTAAACCCGGTGCCGATCGCATGATGGTGTTTCAAGGCTATGCTTTACTTCCTTGGTTGACAGTCAGGGAGAATATTCGATTGGCAGTAGATGAAGTATTTAAAACAGCTAATAAAGCTGAAAAAATGGCGATCGTGGATGAGCATATTCAAATGGTGAATTTAATGACGGCGGCGGATAAATATCCCCATGAACTTTCAGGCGGTATGAAACAAAGAGTAGGAGTAGCTCGTGCTTTAGCTACACGTCCTAAATTACTATTATTAGATGAACCTTTTGGAGCATTAGATGCTTTAACTCGTCCGAAGTTACAACAACAAGTCATCGATATTTGGGAAAATCATCGCCAAGCCGTAATGATGATTACCCATGATGTGGATGAGGCTATTTTTATGTCGGATAAAGTGGTAATGATGAGTAATGGCCCCAATGCTACGATCGGTAAAATTCTCGATATTTCGTTGCCTCGCCCCAGAAATGCTCATGAGCTAAGAGAAACATCCGAATATTATGAGTTACGCAATCAGGCTTTAGATTTTCTCGAAAAATATCAGTAA
- a CDS encoding heavy-metal-associated domain-containing protein — MIILNVPSIACEVCAKTITTVLKNIDSEAKVHIDVNTKIVQINTTQALDIIEQAIIEAGHTIDN; from the coding sequence GTGATTATATTAAATGTACCGAGTATTGCCTGTGAAGTTTGTGCGAAAACTATCACTACCGTTCTTAAAAATATAGATTCTGAAGCAAAGGTTCATATTGATGTTAACACTAAAATTGTTCAAATCAATACCACTCAAGCTCTTGATATTATCGAACAAGCTATCATCGAAGCAGGACACACAATTGATAATTAA
- the corA gene encoding magnesium/cobalt transporter CorA, translating to MSHFRPSNLASNFNYFNNSINNIPGTLQFNSNAIAPKITLIDYNENQAIRRELKNPLDCWAYLDTESVSWINLDGLGDEITWKHLSQVFNLHPIALEDIVNVPQRPKVVEYKEHLVLISRMVTLDQRSNFFVSEQISFVLGKHYVLTIQEEPKYDCLGGVRERIRNNKGIIRQKGVDYLFYTLIDAVIDGFFPVMEVYGEFVQSLQNEVVTYPSHQSLTKIHQLQQDLLLVRRAVWPLRDALNSLLRDGNELISEEVQVFLRDCYDHIIQILDMVETYRDLASNLTDIYLSSVSNRMNEIMKTLTVISSVFIPLTFIAGIYGMNFNPDKSPFNMPELNWYWGYVFTWAVMLVVGGAMIFFFWRKGWFSNLNVPQKSKK from the coding sequence ATGAGTCATTTTCGCCCTTCCAATCTAGCATCTAATTTCAACTACTTTAATAATTCTATTAACAACATTCCGGGTACTCTTCAATTTAATTCTAATGCGATCGCCCCTAAAATTACTCTCATTGACTATAATGAAAATCAAGCCATTCGCAGAGAATTAAAAAATCCCTTAGACTGTTGGGCTTATCTCGATACCGAGTCAGTTTCATGGATTAATCTTGATGGTTTAGGTGATGAAATTACTTGGAAGCATTTAAGTCAAGTATTTAATCTCCATCCCATCGCCCTCGAAGATATTGTTAATGTTCCTCAACGTCCTAAAGTAGTGGAATATAAAGAACATTTAGTTCTAATTTCTCGCATGGTAACTCTAGATCAACGCTCTAATTTTTTCGTCAGCGAACAAATTAGTTTTGTGCTAGGAAAACATTATGTACTCACAATACAAGAAGAACCAAAATACGATTGTTTAGGAGGAGTTAGAGAACGGATTCGCAATAATAAAGGAATAATTCGGCAAAAGGGAGTTGATTATTTATTCTATACCCTGATTGATGCTGTTATTGATGGATTTTTTCCTGTAATGGAAGTATATGGTGAATTTGTGCAGTCATTACAAAATGAAGTCGTCACTTATCCTAGTCACCAATCCTTGACTAAAATTCATCAACTGCAACAAGATTTACTCCTTGTACGCCGTGCTGTCTGGCCTTTGCGAGATGCTCTTAATTCTTTACTAAGAGATGGAAATGAGTTAATTTCTGAAGAGGTACAAGTTTTTTTACGGGATTGTTATGATCACATCATTCAAATTCTGGATATGGTAGAAACTTATCGGGATTTAGCTTCCAACTTAACTGATATTTATCTTTCTTCTGTGAGCAACCGCATGAACGAGATTATGAAAACTCTGACAGTTATCTCCAGTGTTTTTATCCCTTTAACCTTTATTGCTGGAATTTATGGAATGAATTTTAATCCTGATAAATCGCCTTTTAATATGCCAGAGTTAAACTGGTATTGGGGTTATGTATTTACTTGGGCAGTGATGTTAGTAGTTGGAGGGGCAATGATTTTCTTTTTTTGGCGTAAAGGTTGGTTCAGTAATCTAAATGTGCCTCAAAAATCCAAAAAGTAA
- a CDS encoding pitrilysin family protein, whose product MILSAHHQVQKQSYYHCDLDTIFFPNGLTLIHQHIPSSSVVVADVWVNAGVTTEPESWSGISHFLEHMIFKGSKNILPGDFDYVVESTGGVANAATSYDYTHFFLTTAHQYLPDTLPYLAEILLQAEISDEEFYVERDVVLEEIRSSYDDYDWIILQSMASNIYQTHPYQRSVLGDESLLLQNTPNQMRCYHKTYYQPENMTVVLVGNIDKDTSISLVENCFQDFSVRSECPNVSFDSEPPIIDVRRQELFLPRLEQPRLIMGWLGPGIENLEGAIALDMLSLILTGGRTSRLVRKLREEEHLVLDITCDFSLQKHSSLFTISAYLSRNNLEQIEMIIRDNIYKLQKEPITANELTNCQRTLCHDYIFSTETPEQLAGLYGYYQILQKADLALKYPYIVKQLTVEKLQAYACQYLSPEYYAVCQIKSC is encoded by the coding sequence ATGATACTATCAGCACATCATCAAGTTCAAAAACAATCTTATTACCATTGTGACCTTGATACTATCTTTTTTCCCAATGGACTAACTTTAATACATCAACACATACCCTCTAGTTCGGTAGTGGTTGCTGATGTGTGGGTTAATGCAGGAGTAACCACCGAGCCTGAATCATGGTCTGGAATCTCTCATTTTTTAGAACATATGATCTTTAAAGGTTCAAAAAATATACTTCCGGGGGATTTTGATTATGTGGTAGAAAGTACAGGAGGTGTCGCTAATGCCGCTACAAGTTATGATTATACTCATTTTTTCTTAACCACTGCTCATCAATATTTACCAGATACTCTACCTTATTTAGCTGAAATTTTATTACAAGCAGAAATTTCTGATGAAGAATTTTATGTCGAAAGAGATGTTGTTTTAGAGGAAATTCGTTCTAGTTACGATGATTATGACTGGATAATTCTTCAAAGTATGGCTAGTAATATTTATCAAACTCATCCCTACCAAAGATCTGTATTAGGTGATGAATCATTATTACTGCAAAATACTCCTAATCAAATGCGATGTTATCATAAAACCTATTATCAACCAGAAAATATGACCGTTGTGTTAGTTGGTAATATCGATAAAGATACATCCATTTCTTTGGTAGAAAATTGTTTTCAAGATTTTTCTGTACGCTCAGAATGTCCGAATGTAAGTTTTGATAGTGAACCACCTATTATTGATGTACGTCGTCAAGAGTTATTTTTACCCCGACTCGAACAACCTCGATTAATTATGGGATGGCTTGGACCTGGTATTGAAAATTTAGAAGGGGCGATCGCCTTAGATATGTTATCTCTAATTTTAACAGGTGGCAGAACTTCAAGGCTAGTAAGGAAACTCAGAGAAGAAGAACATTTAGTCTTAGATATAACCTGTGACTTCTCCTTACAAAAACACTCTAGTTTATTTACCATTTCTGCATACTTATCAAGAAATAATCTGGAACAAATAGAAATGATAATTAGAGACAATATTTACAAGCTACAAAAAGAACCTATTACCGCTAATGAGTTAACAAACTGTCAACGCACTTTATGTCATGACTATATTTTTTCAACAGAAACTCCCGAACAATTGGCAGGATTATATGGTTATTATCAAATTCTTCAAAAGGCAGATCTAGCTTTAAAATATCCTTATATTGTCAAACAATTAACGGTAGAAAAATTACAGGCTTATGCTTGTCAATATCTTTCCCCTGAATATTATGCGGTTTGTCAAATTAAATCTTGTTAA